The nucleotide window AAATCCAGCTGATGATCTAAGTATTCTAGATGATCCAGAAAAGTTGAGAGAGTATCTAGAGGAAAACCTTGAGAGGGAAGGTAGGGGATTTGTGAGAAAAGTTGGTGATAGCTACACGATTGCAATAAGGGATAAGTTAACAGGTAGCTCAAATCTCAAAAGAGATGAGGATGTTTTGGATACTTGGTTTTCTTCGTGGTTGTGGCCGTTTTCTACGCTAGGTTGGCCAAGTGAAACCGAGGATCTAAAAAAGTATTATCCAACAGATGTGTTAGTAACGGGGGCTGATATTCTCTTTTTCTGGGTGGCAAGGATGATAATGGCAGGATATGCATTTCTTGGTGAAAAACCCTTTACTGACATATACTTGCATGGGACGGTTCTAGATGAGAGAGGAATTAAGATGAGTAAATCTCTTGGCAATGGTATAGATCCTCTGGATGTTGTTAAAGAGTATGGTGCGGATTCTCTAAGGTATACTTGTATCTTCTTAGCGCCAACTGGTCAAAACCTAAGACTTTCTATGGAAAAGTTCAAGATAGGCTCTAGGTTTGCAAATAAGATATGGAATGCCTCAAGGTTTGTGCTGACTAACTACGAGAGAATCAAAGACGAAGTAAACCTCTATTCTCTGGAAGAAGTTGTCAAAATGGGGGTTGATGTAGTTGATAGGTGGATAATATCGCTGTATAACTCAACTGTTGCAGAGATACACAGGGCTTTTGGAGAGTATAGGCTTAGTGATGTTGCAATGAAACTTCAAGAATTTTTCTGGGATAACTTCTGTGATTGGTATATAGAGATATCAAAGGTCAAGCTTTCAACTGATGCTAGAGATGTGACTATTTCTGTTCTCTTGGGGGTGTTGACTGGTTTTCTAAAACTGTTGCACCCAGTTATGCCGTTTATTACGGAGAGGATATACAAGGAAATCCCTGATAAGTTGAAGGATAGAGAATACCTTGTGATATCTTCGTATCCTGTGTTTAGTGAAGAGTTGGTGAATAAGGAAGCAGAGGAGGTTTTTGAGATACTTAAGGAGGTTGTCCATAACGTGAGGAAGATAAGAGGAATTCTGAATATAAAGCCTTCGGAGGAAGTTGATATAAAGGTTGGTGTGAATTTACCTGAATACGAGGGCAAAGTGAAGTTTATTCTCTCTGAGAGAGTTTTTGTTGATGTGGTGAAGAGGTTGTCCAAAACTAGGAATGTTCTTGAGGTTGGTGATGTGAGGAAAGAAATAGGTGAAGCTGGGGCAGTTGGAAGGTTTACTTCTGTTCTTATACCTGTTTCTGGGCTTATTGATACTCAGAGGGAGAAGAGTAGGATAATGAAGGAGATAGATAAGCTTGAGAGAGTACTCAGTGGTATAGAGTCTAAGCTTTCAAACTCCGATTTTCTTGATAAAGCTCCGCAGGAGATAGTTGAGGAGGAAAGAGAGAAGCAGAAGCAGTTTTCAAGGATGATAGCGGAAATGAAGGAAATTATTGAAAAGTTGTAGCTGGTAGGGGATGCTAACTGTGAGAAAAACTAGGGATTTGTTGGAAGTTGAGGAAGTGGAGATAATCCACAAAAAGAGTGGTAGGAGTATTGTAAGGGAGATAAGTTTTGGACTTCGTGAGGGGGAAATTTTAGGGATAGTTGGAGAGAGTGGTTCTGGGAAAAGTATTACGATGCATTCAATCTTAGGGATTTTACCAGATTCTCTTGAAGCTAGGGGTAGTGTTTTTTTTGAAGGTGAGGACATTCTTGATGAGAAGGTTGTGAGGAGGGTTAGGGGGACAAAGATTGCAATGATATTCCAAGATCCTCTAAATGCT belongs to Brevinematia bacterium and includes:
- a CDS encoding valine--tRNA ligase — translated: MLEESYNPQDFEERILEEYLTKGLYDAKGGGKRFCVMIPPPNVTSVLHMGHGLNNTIQDVVVRYKRMCGYDTLWVPGTDHAGIATQNVVEKKLAKAGISRFDLGRDGFLKEVWKWKEEHGATIIKQLKRIGASCDWRYERFTMDEGLSRAVLTSFVSLYKRGLVYRGEYIINWCPRCATALADDEVEHEEKSGNIWYIRYPLVDSSGYIVVATTRPETMLGDTAVAVNPNDDRYKHLIGKKVILPLADREIPIISDEYVDMEFGTGCLKVTPGHDPNDFEIGRRHGLPIVNIFNDDATLNSNVPQKYRGLDRFEARKIIVKDLEELGLLEKVENHRHAIGHCYRCNTVVEPKVSEQWFVRMKPLAEQAIRSAEEGKIRFFPERWKKVYLNWLYNVKDWCISRQIWWGHRIPVWYSEEGNVNVFEYDDFRDKGRYPVIFYILFDLWVSSRIGEVFSPEEVVEVLKQPSIVDANKEIKRSTKEVYLEIHKSVINPADDLSILDDPEKLREYLEENLEREGRGFVRKVGDSYTIAIRDKLTGSSNLKRDEDVLDTWFSSWLWPFSTLGWPSETEDLKKYYPTDVLVTGADILFFWVARMIMAGYAFLGEKPFTDIYLHGTVLDERGIKMSKSLGNGIDPLDVVKEYGADSLRYTCIFLAPTGQNLRLSMEKFKIGSRFANKIWNASRFVLTNYERIKDEVNLYSLEEVVKMGVDVVDRWIISLYNSTVAEIHRAFGEYRLSDVAMKLQEFFWDNFCDWYIEISKVKLSTDARDVTISVLLGVLTGFLKLLHPVMPFITERIYKEIPDKLKDREYLVISSYPVFSEELVNKEAEEVFEILKEVVHNVRKIRGILNIKPSEEVDIKVGVNLPEYEGKVKFILSERVFVDVVKRLSKTRNVLEVGDVRKEIGEAGAVGRFTSVLIPVSGLIDTQREKSRIMKEIDKLERVLSGIESKLSNSDFLDKAPQEIVEEEREKQKQFSRMIAEMKEIIEKL